The following are encoded together in the Fusarium keratoplasticum isolate Fu6.1 chromosome 1, whole genome shotgun sequence genome:
- a CDS encoding AcidPPc domain-containing protein produces MHSYVKMADTGIGNISQSFRGRRLPLRLIFSYLFDWIVCLVFAGIGGVFDRLSPAKRPFSLVDPSISYPFEEHELVPAYLLFTLAIGVPIVIVAVVSLIFVPGPTVPKGTPAALIWQRKLWELHVGLLGLVLSLTLSWFFTSTMKNLFGKPRPDMLARCEPDWDNLKKHIVGGFSWGSMTGQLVDAGICQQKDEYKLNDGFRSYPSGHASTAAGGLIYASLFLASKFSVTVPFVMPSAASAAGATGAASHAAFPSRLVRPEIDPFEPTRGRGFDDGSASTSPTKGSPFADNAGQHNAKVQSLRRQAAAPPVYLLVLGLLPFAVSIFIAGSRWHDRRHHGFDILFGYLMGLIASIFAFRYYHLPIRAGAGWAWGPRSDERAFWAGVGRLGYAGTDEELAMPSRRPTQGVSADTSYPMTSALAQRNVRPRDESADEPRPSQNFQDVELQQMDDRGRPENRFPEPLDNRV; encoded by the exons atGCACTCGTACGTCAAGATGGCAGACACGGGTATAGGGAACATCTCGCAGAGCTTCAGAGGCCGTCGCCTCCCGTTAAGGCTCATCTTTTCATATCTCTTCGACTGGATCGTCTGCTTGGTCTTTGCTGGAATCGGTGGTGTCTTCGACCGTCTATCACCAGCCAAGCGGCCCTTTTCTCTTGTTGACCCTAGTATCTC CTACCCATTCGAGGAACATGAACTCGTCCCCGCCTACCTCCTCTTCACCCTCGCCATCGGCGtccccatcgtcatcgtcgccgtcgtctccttgatcttcGTCCCCGGTCCGACCGTCCCCAAGGGCACACCAGCCGCCCTCATTTGGCAGCGCAAGCTCTGGGAGCTTCATGTTGGTCTGCTGGGTCTCGtcctctctctcactctgTCATGGTTCTTCACCAGCACCATGAAGAACCTCTTTGGAAAGCCCCGGCCTGATATGCTTGCCCGCTGCGAGCCAGACTGGGACAACCTAAAGAAGCACATTGTCGGTGGCTTCAGCTGGGGCAGCATGACCGGCCAGCTCGTAGATGCCGGTATTTGCCAGCAGAAGGACGAGTACAAGCTCAACGACGGCTTCCGCTCATATCCCAGCGGCCACGCCTCCACCGCCGCGGGCGGTCTCATCTACGCCTCGCTCTTCCTCGCCAGCAAGTTCTCCGTCACCGTTCCCTTCGTCATGCCCTCAGCTGCTTCTGCCGCTGGAGCTACTGGGGCTGCTTCACACGCCGCCTTCCCCTCGCGCCTTGTTCGCCCCGAAATCGACCCCTTCGAGCCGACTCGCGGCCGCGGTTTCGACGACGGATCTGCCTCCACCTCACCTACCAAGGGCTCCCCCTTTGCTGACAATGCCGGTCAGCACAACGCCAAGGTCCAATCCCTGCGCCGCCAAGCCGCTGCTCCCCCGGTCTACCTCCTCGTCTTGGGACTTTTGCCCTTTGCCgtttccatcttcatcgcTGGTTCGCGTTGGCATGATCGCCGTCACCACGGCTTCGACATCCTCTTCGGTTATCTTATGGGACTAatcgcctccatctttgctTTCCGCTACTACCATCTCCCCATCCGAGCCGGTGCAGGTTGGGCCTGGGGTCCCCGTAGCGATGAGCGCGCCTTCTGGGCTGGCGTTGGTCGTCTGGGCTATGCTGGAACTGACGAGGAGCTGGCTATGCCGTCCCGACGGCCGACTCAGGGTGTCTCGGCTGATACTTCATATCCCATGACGTCTGCTCTCGCACAGCGCAATGTGCGCCCTCGCGATGAATCGGCAGACGAGCCTCGACCCAGCCAGAACTTCCAGGACGTTGAGCTCCAGCAAATGGATGACAGAGGCCGGCCAGAGAACAGGTTCCCTGAGCCTCTCGACAACCGCGTGTAA
- a CDS encoding Casein kinase II subunit beta codes for MMDDYVSESDSDYTSYWRDWDVVCAQFISSRGNEYFCEIDEDYLTDRFNLTGLNTEVQYYQYALDLVTDVFDLECDDEMREAIEKSARHLYGLVHARYIVTTRGLTKMLDKYKKAEFGKCPRVMCHSHPLLPMGLSDVSNLKPVKLYCARCEDIYNPKSSRHAAIDGAYFGTSFHNILFQVYPALIPTKSVVRYVPRVYGFKVHASAALIRWQSVKRDDMRRRLRKLEIDTGFRDEMEEEEDDEEEDVEFEGIDGRMAVVEGL; via the exons ATGATGGATGACTACGTTAGCGAGTCCGATAGCGACTACACGAGCTATTGGCGAGACTGG GATGTTGTTTGTGCGCAGTTCATCTCTTCGAGGGGCAACGAGTACTTTTGCGAAATCGACGAAGACTACCTCACCGACAGGTTCAACTTGACGGGCCTTAACACGGAAGTCCAGTATTACCAGTATGCCTTGGATCTCGTCACCGATGTCTTTGACCTCGAGTGCGACGATGAGATGCGCGAGGCCATCGAGAAGTCAGCGAGGCACCTCTACGGCCTCGTGCATGCCCGGTATATTGTCACCACAAGAGGCTTGACAAAAATG CTCGACAAGTATAAGAAGGCCGAGTTTGGAAAGTGTCCTCGCGTCATGTGCCACTCGCACCCTCTCCTCCCCATGGGTCTCTCGGACGTGTCCAACCTCAAACCAGTCAAGCTCTACTGCGCGCGTTGCGAGGATATCTACAACCCCAAGTCGTCGCGCCACGCTGCTATCGACGGCGCCTACTTTGGCACCTCGTTCCACAACATCCTCTTCCAGGTCTACCCGGCCCTCATCCCCACCAAGAGCGTCGTCCGCTACGTCCCCCGCGTCTACGGCTTCAAGGTCCACGCCTCGGCCGCCCTGATCCGCTGGCAGAGTGTCAAGCGCGACGACatgcgccgccgcctccgcaAGCTCGAGATCGACACGGGGTTCcgtgatgagatggaagaggaagaagatgatgaggaagaggatgtcgagTTTGAAGGCATAGATGGCCGGATGGCTGTTGTGGAAGGCCTATAG
- a CDS encoding RIC1 domain-containing protein: MYWPIGTPRIHATSSSRAPAFKLVVSNDGLTSPSESSLTASPGLASTQPRGHTLDDLDSLPPPTPVTPVTPGVRPVEHDDYTTSRPQPSLEGADADGIPIKDPILALRVSRSGHLFAVITTTSITIWQTKPAVILAVVVRSDYSLETYGKNVDLLLRPDSAILVIHTDQGYLITYSLATDSDSRVYKPHFANYHNVQRRRQSLIGGLAGLPPEQILWGAGEGPGVRDLSVRFRMVIKVDAGIESALALDDELVVATRKPAAVQCIRWTPDSTGSQTRTEIISRMGWVEKKATIVEMTHDRPMNLLTWITSSGRAYAVQRYNHHGDSNQADDADAKRLFKGHCFHVPKGHHDRAVAAVINARFSLIAVGCCDGTVQVYSVRDYSGNIPHSHTHKIPVSPSSSGPFTSLSYSPDGYCLFAGFKKGWSTWSMFGKLGSHSFSSEETASRANGEEWLSGVSGATWVGGGSEILMIGHRHEAIWSLEMAKNAVTGCYNEANVFRTVLQTPSSVMVYRGYDVPDLTSISAEPFLWHTAKIPATYLLNQWPIRQTVISSDGRYVAVAGRRGLAHYSVNSGRWKTFANEAMENEFQVRGGMCWHQHILVAAVEANRTFELRLFSRETGLDSSQILHKQTIPAPVVLVTTSGEDSLLVYTYENLLYHFIFTPHGGSVRLIQVGQIAFHGIVRSPARVRGLSWILPDTQLTDGDPSQDVAVASVIFLVDGKLVLLRPSLNDEGQLKYDMRVIAQNVEYHASMRDQPLRNANRQLEDTPPRNGPSVLRDSLWVFDGMELKAWPNINDVLEAAGDNNREPPTPVSVPVDFYPLSVLLEKGIVLGVESDLVQRRDVNFSYFHFTIRTHLVLPDLLRFYLRQSRSVEAAHLAQQYQELEYFAHGLEILLHRVLDEEVDTSPKPADAVLPRVLSLLSSFKEYLDIVLQCTRKTEVRQWKTLFAYLPPAQELFEESLQRGSLKTAGGYLIVLHTLDELGSSTEQSVRLLSRAMREGDWELCKELARFLAAMDETGETLQEAMRMVEVVLRQDSGQDSIGSRLQIPSTRTVNGGGSGMTSGDEDGTSESDRRSASDGGSIASTISAP, encoded by the exons ATGTATTGGCCCATTGGAACTCCTCGTATCCATGCTACCAGCAGCAGTCGAGCTCCCGCCTTCAAGCTAGTCGTCTCCAATGATGGCCTCACGAGCCCTTCCGAGTCCAGTTTAACCGCTTCACCTGGTCTTGCCAGCACCCAGCCCCGCGGCCACACcctcgatgatctcgatTCCCTCCCCCCGCCGACGCCAGTAACGCCTGTGACACCAGGAGTCCGACCTGTCGAGCACGATGATTACACGACGAGCCGACCGCAGCCGTCTCTGGAAGGCGCCGATGCCGACGGGATACCAATAAAAGATCCTATTCTGGCCCTTCGCGTCTCTCGCTCCGGGCACTTGTTTGCCGTCATCACAaccacctccatcaccatctggCAGACAAAG CCCGCTGTTATTCTCGCTGTCGTCGTGCGATCCGATTATTCCCTCGAAACATACGGCAAGAATGTCGACCTCTTGCTCCGACCCGACTCGGCCATTCTCGTCATACACACCGACCAGGGCTACCTCATCACCTACTCTCTAGCCACCGATTCTGATTCGCGCGTATACAAACCTCATTTCGCAAACTACCATAATGTTCAGCGACGAAGACAGAGCCTCATCGGAGGCCTCGCTGGGCTGCCTCCTGAGCAGATCCTATGGGGCGCTGGCGAAGGACCAGGGGTCCGCGACCTGAGCGTCCGCTTTAGGATGGTTATCAAGGTCGATGCTGGTATCGAAAGTGCACTGGCCCTCGACGATGAGTTGGTGGTAGCCACGAGAAAACCAGCCGCAGTTCAATGCATTCGCTGGACACCTGATAGTACCGGAAGCCAGACGAGGACCGAGATCATCAGCCGAATGGGTtgggttgagaagaaggccacTATTGTCGAGATGACGCATGATCGCCCTATGAATCTGCTCACCTGGATCACTAGCAGCGGGCGAGCTTATGCTGTTCAGCGCTACAATCACCACGGAGACTCTAATCAGGCAGACGACGCGGATGCTAAACGGTTGTTCAAAGGCCACTGTTTCCATGTCCCGAAAGGTCATCACGACCGTGCTGTTGCAGCCGTCATAAACGCACGGTTTTCCCTCATTGCCGTGGGATGTTGCGATGGCACAGTGCAAGTCTATTCCGTCCGGGACTATTCTGGCAACATTCCTCACTCGCATACCCACAAGATCCCTGtatcaccatcttcctcgggCCCGTTTACCAGCTTGAGTTACTCCCCCGATGGTTACTGCCTGTTCGCAGGTTTCAAAAAGGGATGGTCAACCTGGAGCATGTTTGGCAAGCTTGGGAGCCATAGCTTCAGCTCAGAAGAGACTGCGTCTCGAGCCAACGGAGAGGAGTGGCTTTCTGGAGTTTCTGGAGCCACATGGGTAGGGGGAGGCTCCGAGATTCTAATGATAGGCCACCGGCATGAAGCCATCTGGTCACTCGAAATGGCTAAGAATGCCGTCACTGGGTGTTACAACGAGGCCAACGTTTTTCGGACGGTACTACAGACGCCGTCAAGCGTCATGGTCTACAGAGGTTACGACGTGCCGGATCTTACTAGTATCTCAGCCGAGCCCTTCCTGTGGCATACAGCAAAAATCCCTGCAACTTATCTCCTGAACCAGTGGCCAATCCGGCAAACCGTCATCTCGTCGGATGGTCGATACGTTGCCGTGGCTGGTCGTCGTGGACTTGCTCATTACAGCGTCAACAGTGGCCGATGGAAGACGTTTGCCAACGAGGCGATGGAGAACGAGTTTCAGGTCAGAGGAGGCATGTGCTGGCATCAACACATCCTCGTGGCCGCAGTTGAGGCTAACAGAACATTTGAACTGCGGCTTTTCTCTCGGGAGACGGGACTCGATTCGTCTCAAATTCTTCATAAGCAAACAATCCCGGCTCCGGTGGTGCTCGTGACCACCTCTGGAGAGGACTCGCTCCTCGTCTACACCTACGAGAACCTATTATACCACTTTATCTTCACACCCCATGGTGGTTCGGTACGACTCATTCAAGTGGGTCAGATTGCCTTCCATGGCATTGTTAGATCTCCAGCTCGAGTCCGAGGCTTGAGCTGGATACTACCGGATACCCAGTTGACAGATGGGGATCCTTCCCAAGACGTGGCAGTGGCGTCGGTGATTTTCCTTGTTGATGGGAAGCTCGTGCTGCTGCGGCCCTCATTAAACGACGAGGGCCAGTTGAAGTATGACATGCGGGTAATTGCACAGAATGTGGAATACCATGCCAGCATGCGAGACCAGCCGCTGCGAAACGCCAATCGCCAGCTGGAGGACACTCCTCCGCGGAACGGACCGTCAGTTCTGCGAGATTCTCTCTGGGTGTTTGATGGGATGGAGCTCAAGGCCTGGCCGAACATTAACGATGTGCTTGAAGCAGCAGGGGACAACAACAGGGAGCCGCCGACTCCAGTGTCGGTACCGGTTGACTTTTATCCTCTTTCGGTCCTTCTCGAGAAGGGCATCGTGCTGGGAGTCGAGTCAGATCTGGTCCAGCGTCGCGATGTGAACTTTTCCTATTTCCACTTCACAATCAGG ACACACCTCGTACTCCCGGACCTGCTTCGCTTCTACCTCCGCCAAAGCAGATCAGTTGAGGCGGCACATCTTGCCCAGCAGTACCAAGAACTCGAGTACTTTGCACACGGCCTCGAGATTCTACTACATCGCGTGTTGGACGAAGAGGTGGACACATCGCCGAAGCCTGCGGACGCCGTCCTACCTCGTGTACTATCACTCCTGTCGTCCTTCAAAGAGTATCTTGACATCGTGCTACAGTGCACACGCAAGACCGAAGTGCGGCAGTGGAAGACGCTCTTTGCGTACCTCCCTCCGGCGCAGGAACTCTTTGAAGAATCCCTTCAAAGGGGCTCGCTGAAGACGGCTGGAGGATATCTCATTGTGTTACATACATTGGACGAACTGGGTTCGTCAACCGAACAATCTGTGCGACTATTGTCTCGGGCGATGCGGGAGGGAGACTGGGAACTATGCAAGGAGCTTGCCCGGTTTTTGGCAGCCATGGACGAGACGGGTGAGACGTTGCAAGAGGCCATGAggatggtggaggtggtgcTACGGCAAGATTCGGGCCAGGACAGTATAGGAAGTCGGCTACAGATTCCATCGACACGGACGGTGAACGGTGGAGGGAGCGGAATGACGAGTGGCGATGAGGACGGCACTTCGGAGTCGGACAGACGCTCAGCCAGCGACGGAGGCAGTATTGCTTCAACGATCAGCGCGCCGTAG
- a CDS encoding Beta-hexosaminidase gives MWSKALVAVAALALTPVNAIWPIPREISTGEKALFIDQSIEITYNGDFVRWTSPLPGLVAQPDTKTMFDEQMPYTYQYSPAAGSDFSSKQIVQAGVSRALQAIFKDNFVPWKLRPRNSDFEPALNGKKWVKSLEITQTEEDDKATFKPLAGEVDESYSLTLSENGEAVIKAKSSTGCLHGLETFVQLFFKHSSGTSWYTPHAPVTIKDEPVYPHRGILLDTARCFFEVEHIKRTIDAMAWNKLNRLHLHITDSQSWPLEIPALPKLAEEGAYRKGLSYSPKDIADIYEYGIHRGVEVVMEIDMPGHIGVVELAYKDLIVAYNEKPYQWWCKQPPCGAFRMNSSDVYDFLDTLFGDLFPRISPYTAYFHTGGDELNHNDSMLDPGVRSNETEVLAPLLQKFLDYAHGKVRDAGLTPLVWEEMITEWNMTLGKDVVVQSWLGGTAVKDLVAAGHKVIDSDYNFWYLDCGRGQWLNFDNGQSFQTFYPFNDWCGPSKNWRLIYSHDPRAGLSEEEAKLVLGGEVAVWSETIDSVNLDSLVWPRAGVAGEVLWSGRTDASGKNRTQYDAAPRLAEMRERMVARGVGASPVQMPFCTQGGPEECAYFEP, from the exons ATGTGGTCCAAGGCCCTCGTCGCCGTGGCGgccctcgccctcacccCCGTCAATGCCATATGGCCCATCCCCAGAGAAATCTCCACGGGAGAGAAAGCTCTCTTCATTGACCAGAGCATCGAGATCACCTACAATGGGGACTTTGTACGCTGgacttctcctctccctggACTTGTTGCGCAGCCGGACACTAAGACCATGTTTGACGAGCAGATGCCCTACACTTACCAGTACTCCCCAGCCGCTGGCTCGGACTTTAGCAGCAAGCAGATCGTCCAGGCCGGTGTCTCACGCGCCCTACaggccatcttcaaggaCAACTTTGTTCCCTGGAAGCTCCGTCCGCGCAACTCTGACTTTGAACCTGCCCTGAATGGCAAGAAGTGGGTCAAGTCGCTCGAGATCACCCAGACtgaggaagacgacaagGCCACCTTCAAGCCACTGGCCGGCGAGGTCGACGAGTCCTACTCGCTCACCCTGTCTGAGAATGGCgaggccgtcatcaaggccaagtcttCCACTGGTTGCCTGCACGGCCTCGAGACCTTTGTCcagctcttcttcaagcACAGCTCCGGCACCTCTTGGTACACTCCACACGCCCCCGTCACCATCAAGGATGAGCCCGTCTATCCCCATCGAGGCATCCTTCTCGATACCGCCCGCTGCTTCTTCGAGGTCGAGCACATCAAGCGCACCATTGACGCCATGGCCTGGAACAAGCTGAACCGTTTGCACCTCCATATCACGGATTCGCAATCCTGGCCCCTCGAGATCCCTGCTCTGCCcaagctggccgaggagggtGCCTACCGCAAGGGTCTTTCCTACTCGCCCAAGGATATTGCTGACATTTACGAGTACGGTATTCACCGTGGAGTCGAGGTGGTCATGGAGATTGACATGCCCGGCCACATTGGCGTCGTCGAGCTAGCCTACAAGGATCTCATCGTTGCGTACAACGAGAAGCCCTACCAGTGGTGGTGCAAGCAGCCTCCTTGCGGCGCGTTCCGCATGAACAGCAGCGATGTGTACGACTTCCTCGACACACTGTTTGGTGATCTCTTCCCCCGCATCTCGCCCTACACGGCCTACTTCCACACTGGTGGAGATGAGCTTAACCACAACGACTCGATGCTCGACCCGGGCGTTCGATCCAACGAGACCGAAGTACTGGCTCCTTTGCTGCAAAAGTTCCTCGACTACGCGCACGGAAAGGTCCGCGACGCTGGCCTCACACCCCTGGTGTGGGAGGAGATGATCACTGAGTGGAACATGACCTTGGGCAAGGACGTCGTTGTTCAATCCTGGCTGGGTGGCACCGCTGTCAAGGACCTGGTTGCGGCTGGTCACAAGGTCATTGACAGCGACTACAACTTCTGG TACCTCGACTGCGGCCGAGGCCAGTGGCTCAACTTTGACAACGGCCAGTCCTTCCAGACATTCTACCCCTTTAACGACTGGTGCGGCCCCAGCAAGAACTGGCGCCTCATCTACTCTCACGACCCCCGAGCAGGCCTgtctgaggaagaagccaagctcGTGCTCGGCGGCGAGGTAGCGGTTTGGTCCGAGACCATTGACAGCGTCAACCTCGACTCCCTGGTGTGGCCACGTGCAGGCGTTGCTGGCGAGGTGCTCTGGTCGGGCCGTACCGACGCCTCTGGCAAGAACCGGACACAGTATGATGCCGCACCACGGCTGGCCGAGATGCGCGAGCGCATGGTGGCCCGTGGTGTAGGTGCTTCGCCGGTGCAGATGCCATTCTGCACACAGGGCGGTCCGGAGGAGTGTGCTTATTTCGAGCCCTAG